In the Methanothermobacter sp. genome, one interval contains:
- a CDS encoding DUF4040 domain-containing protein, translating to MIEYVIMIIAILGAVLALVQRDLLKAAILTGVPGAAIAAIYQLLLAPDVALTQAIVGSAIIPVFFALAAYRTMRMEEE from the coding sequence ATGATCGAATACGTGATAATGATCATAGCAATACTTGGAGCGGTGCTTGCACTGGTCCAGAGGGACCTCCTGAAGGCAGCAATACTCACAGGGGTCCCCGGGGCTGCGATAGCCGCCATTTACCAGCTGCTACTGGCACCTGATGTGGCACTGACACAGGCGATAGTTGGATCCGCAATTATACCTGTCTTCTTTGCACTTGCTGCTTACAGGACAATGAGAATGGAGGAAGAATGA
- a CDS encoding metal-dependent hydrolase, which produces MSSYKKHAAFSIIMASPIFQAVFPVALALLGAMIPDMDHEVKSENVSTVFLFGLVIFLVFYILGLPYLAGIALMDLALIFYLSRHRGFTHSILGALIISACLTVFVLSMFFLLRSLGLDGKASIMVILTVLGFMFLNRVMILPFVLLTLLGVFLTDFPKMDLYTIMGPLLIGFISHDVLDSFTPSGVRFMRPFSGRTFRRGFGVLILIFWVLVVLYVLLSL; this is translated from the coding sequence GTGTCCTCATATAAGAAACATGCCGCATTTTCAATCATAATGGCGTCCCCGATTTTCCAGGCGGTTTTTCCGGTTGCACTGGCGCTTCTGGGGGCCATGATTCCAGATATGGACCATGAGGTTAAATCAGAGAACGTTTCAACTGTGTTTCTTTTTGGACTTGTGATATTCCTTGTATTTTATATCCTGGGTCTCCCCTACCTTGCGGGGATTGCCCTCATGGATCTTGCCCTCATATTCTACCTTTCAAGGCACAGGGGATTCACACATTCAATTCTGGGGGCCCTCATAATCTCTGCCTGCCTGACGGTATTTGTTCTATCAATGTTCTTCCTTCTCAGGTCACTGGGCCTTGATGGGAAGGCATCAATCATGGTGATACTCACGGTTCTGGGTTTCATGTTCCTTAACAGGGTGATGATCTTACCATTCGTACTTCTGACTCTCCTAGGGGTTTTCCTCACCGATTTCCCTAAAATGGATCTCTACACAATAATGGGGCCCCTCCTCATCGGCTTCATCAGCCATGATGTCCTTGATTCCTTCACACCATCAGGGGTCAGGTTCATGAGGCCCTTCTCAGGGAGAACCTTCAGAAGGGGTTTTGGAGTCCTTATACTGATTTTCTGGGTCCTTGTGGTACTCTACGTGCTCCTGTCGCTGTAA
- a CDS encoding monovalent cation/H+ antiporter subunit E translates to MFITRILYGIAYFLVLIYEILKATADVAVRTLNGNIEPVIVEIETELTRPVSQTILANSITLTPGTLSVDLDSENRILKVAAICPRSREDIIPFEPYIRGMLE, encoded by the coding sequence ATGTTTATCACAAGGATTCTGTACGGTATCGCCTACTTCCTGGTCCTGATATATGAGATACTTAAGGCAACAGCTGACGTGGCAGTAAGGACACTGAATGGAAACATTGAGCCTGTAATAGTGGAAATAGAGACTGAACTCACAAGGCCAGTGTCCCAGACGATACTTGCAAACAGCATAACCCTCACACCAGGAACACTTTCGGTTGACCTTGATTCTGAGAACAGAATCCTGAAGGTCGCTGCAATATGTCCCCGCAGCAGGGAGGATATAATACCATTCGAGCCCTACATAAGGGGGATGCTTGAATAG
- a CDS encoding NAD(P)H-hydrate dehydratase: MKPIDMGAADINAEYLGIPRLSLMENAGRAVAEEIGNYADGGRVVLFCGSGGNGGDGFVAARHLLNMGFEVEVLLLAHPSRIGSREARRNWDVLMAMQPEPGILGVRAVSDSSELFPVDADVVVDAVLGTGVRGVMREPSRSAIELINRSDAFKVSVDIPSGLSPETGTVDDVAVSADLTVTFHRMKDGLEKADPAITGEIVVRDIGIPRAAEVFVGPGDLLRIPSRSPESHKGENGRVLVIGGSHHYSGAPALAAISALRGGADVVTVAAPGSAASAIKSIAPDLIVRKLEGKYIGPGSLGELLELAENADSVLVGCGAGRHQSTSETFRELIGALQEMGKPLVLDADALRLIDYSHVNDYRDLTVTPHMGEFREFFKLRSEIYADFSEQVAAFSSVSSRIRGTVLLKGPVDMIFQGDRFRLNRTGCPGMTVGGTGDCLAGLTAGLRAMGLSAFDSASLAAFINGKAGELAMEKFGTGFLASDLHDFIPGAMDMRTYGF; encoded by the coding sequence ATGAAGCCGATTGACATGGGAGCAGCGGATATTAATGCGGAGTACCTTGGTATTCCAAGACTTTCCCTTATGGAGAATGCTGGAAGGGCAGTTGCAGAGGAGATAGGGAATTATGCGGATGGAGGAAGGGTCGTATTATTTTGTGGATCAGGGGGAAATGGTGGTGATGGGTTTGTTGCCGCACGGCATCTCCTTAACATGGGATTCGAGGTTGAGGTTCTCCTACTCGCGCACCCCTCAAGGATAGGGTCCAGGGAGGCACGGCGTAACTGGGATGTTCTCATGGCCATGCAGCCGGAGCCGGGCATACTCGGTGTAAGGGCAGTCAGTGATTCATCTGAGCTCTTCCCTGTGGATGCAGATGTGGTTGTTGATGCAGTACTTGGCACGGGTGTCCGGGGGGTTATGAGGGAACCATCAAGGTCAGCCATTGAACTCATAAACCGTTCAGACGCATTTAAGGTTTCTGTGGATATACCGAGTGGACTCAGCCCAGAGACAGGGACCGTGGATGATGTTGCTGTATCTGCAGATCTCACAGTGACTTTTCACAGGATGAAGGATGGACTTGAAAAGGCGGATCCTGCCATCACAGGAGAAATCGTGGTGAGGGACATAGGGATACCAAGGGCAGCCGAGGTGTTTGTGGGTCCGGGGGATCTCCTAAGGATACCCTCAAGGAGCCCTGAGAGTCATAAGGGGGAAAACGGGAGGGTTCTGGTTATCGGTGGAAGCCATCACTACTCAGGGGCCCCTGCACTCGCAGCCATCTCAGCCCTAAGGGGAGGTGCAGACGTTGTAACCGTTGCAGCACCGGGCAGCGCAGCCAGCGCCATCAAATCCATCGCACCTGATCTAATAGTCAGGAAACTTGAGGGTAAATATATAGGGCCAGGGTCCCTGGGGGAGCTCCTGGAACTTGCAGAAAATGCCGATTCTGTTCTTGTGGGCTGTGGGGCTGGCAGACACCAATCAACATCAGAAACTTTCAGAGAACTTATTGGAGCACTCCAGGAGATGGGGAAACCCCTGGTACTCGATGCCGATGCACTCAGGCTGATTGATTACTCCCATGTCAATGACTACAGGGATCTAACTGTAACTCCACATATGGGTGAATTCAGGGAGTTCTTTAAACTCAGATCCGAGATATACGCTGATTTCAGTGAACAGGTGGCTGCCTTCAGCTCTGTTTCCTCAAGGATAAGGGGAACGGTACTTCTGAAGGGCCCTGTGGACATGATATTCCAGGGTGACAGATTCCGCCTCAACAGGACGGGCTGCCCGGGGATGACTGTGGGCGGCACAGGGGATTGCCTTGCTGGTTTAACTGCAGGTCTGCGTGCAATGGGGCTTTCAGCATTTGATTCCGCCTCACTTGCAGCATTCATAAATGGCAAGGCAGGGGAACTTGCAATGGAGAAATTTGGAACAGGATTTTTAGCATCAGATCTCCATGATTTTATTCCAGGGGCAATGGATATGCGGACCTATGGTTTCTGA
- a CDS encoding 3H domain-containing protein, with protein MENIPYVPLSVIYYALAALAALIIYGILGSMYIMGLDLYNAIYFTVITIATVGYGDITPVTVSQKIFSVTLALGGVGLIAYVLSLTVSVITMTLQETISGARIRRLMQSMNNHFILCGFGRVGSAVFKELQKRNQKTIIIEKDREIVEKELWEDPNVLAIPESATDEDTLRAAGIKRARGVIITTGDDVDNLFITLTCRELNPDIWIVTRSSKRENIKRLYRAGANRVISPEISGGEDIYFAAMEPTMVKITVKHDVEDIGREAEIILKYGCTLEDIEYHLPEFKEPLVRKIGVSERKELERFLNALEGDPARKSSLTRIYESVSGIHSHWISGPDLESIDKVINELREEGILLGVNLDDSEIKEVARKHGRLVEIIIKPEMTIVENHGVDDIRREAEIIIKNGCTIEDIEYYLPGFSEPLRRNMGVDSMDDIDRFLKTLRSDSRKLESLDRLYTLSGGGIHTHRISGPDAKSLDRVEEELRKEGFLIGVNLDLAEIKSIIQESGRVVEMLLKHDLGNMDDKETIIGRGGRILDSKHYLPGVRQVVTRNLNIRNMDDLRRCKEELEKPDARRSLKALYSISRNIHSHTVAASDVKVIKKIERDLEKRGVLLGVNLSEDEIWKIVESEMMEKFCIE; from the coding sequence GTGGAGAATATTCCATACGTTCCCCTATCAGTCATATACTATGCCCTCGCGGCTCTGGCGGCTCTCATAATTTATGGTATACTTGGCTCAATGTACATAATGGGTCTTGACCTCTACAATGCCATCTACTTCACGGTGATCACCATCGCCACTGTGGGTTACGGGGACATAACACCCGTCACGGTATCCCAGAAGATATTCTCTGTTACCCTTGCCCTTGGTGGTGTGGGACTCATAGCCTATGTTCTAAGCTTAACCGTTTCGGTGATCACGATGACACTGCAGGAGACCATATCAGGTGCCCGGATACGGAGGTTAATGCAGTCAATGAACAACCACTTCATTCTCTGTGGTTTTGGCCGTGTTGGATCCGCCGTTTTTAAGGAACTCCAGAAAAGGAATCAGAAGACCATAATAATTGAGAAGGACCGGGAAATAGTGGAGAAGGAACTCTGGGAGGACCCCAACGTACTTGCAATACCTGAAAGCGCCACAGATGAGGATACACTCAGGGCTGCCGGCATAAAGAGGGCCCGTGGGGTTATAATAACAACCGGGGATGATGTTGACAACCTCTTCATAACCCTCACCTGCAGGGAGCTGAATCCGGATATATGGATCGTGACAAGGTCCAGTAAGAGGGAAAACATAAAGAGGCTTTACCGTGCAGGGGCCAACCGTGTGATCTCCCCTGAGATCAGCGGGGGTGAGGACATCTACTTTGCAGCCATGGAGCCCACAATGGTGAAGATAACAGTTAAGCATGACGTTGAGGATATTGGAAGGGAGGCAGAGATAATACTCAAGTATGGCTGCACACTGGAGGATATAGAGTATCACCTCCCTGAGTTCAAGGAGCCCCTTGTCAGAAAGATCGGGGTATCCGAAAGGAAGGAACTTGAAAGGTTTTTAAATGCCCTTGAGGGGGACCCCGCCAGGAAGAGCTCCCTTACAAGGATCTATGAGTCGGTGAGCGGAATACACTCCCACTGGATATCCGGGCCAGACCTGGAAAGTATAGATAAGGTCATAAATGAACTCAGAGAGGAGGGCATCCTTCTCGGGGTTAACCTCGATGACAGTGAGATAAAGGAGGTTGCAAGGAAGCACGGGCGGCTTGTTGAGATAATAATTAAGCCTGAGATGACTATTGTTGAAAACCACGGCGTGGATGACATAAGAAGGGAAGCGGAGATCATAATAAAGAATGGCTGCACAATCGAGGACATAGAGTACTACCTTCCAGGTTTCTCAGAGCCCCTCAGAAGAAACATGGGTGTTGACTCAATGGATGATATAGACCGCTTCCTAAAAACTCTCAGAAGTGACTCCCGTAAACTGGAATCCCTTGACAGACTCTACACCCTCTCAGGTGGAGGCATACATACACACAGAATATCAGGACCGGACGCAAAGAGCCTTGATAGGGTGGAGGAGGAACTCAGAAAGGAGGGTTTCCTCATAGGGGTTAATCTGGACCTTGCTGAGATCAAATCCATAATACAGGAATCAGGAAGGGTTGTGGAGATGCTCCTCAAACATGACCTGGGTAACATGGACGACAAGGAGACAATTATAGGGAGGGGTGGCCGAATCCTTGACTCAAAGCACTACCTTCCAGGTGTGAGGCAGGTGGTCACAAGGAACCTCAACATAAGGAACATGGATGACCTCCGGAGGTGCAAGGAGGAACTTGAAAAACCAGACGCCAGGAGATCCCTGAAGGCCCTGTACAGCATATCAAGGAATATACACTCACACACCGTCGCTGCAAGTGACGTTAAGGTTATAAAGAAGATTGAGAGGGACCTTGAAAAGAGGGGTGTGCTCCTTGGTGTTAACCTCTCTGAAGATGAGATCTGGAAAATAGTTGAGAGTGAAATGATGGAGAAGTTCTGCATAGAATAA
- a CDS encoding pro-sigmaK processing inhibitor BofA family protein, producing the protein MEGFSFLVLIVVATFIIAGGLASLRILFGVGRKILALAGNIVLGIFLLFGINILPFVNIPINLLTVLVAGFGGVTGVGILLIGNILGLV; encoded by the coding sequence ATGGAAGGGTTCTCATTCCTTGTTCTCATTGTGGTTGCCACATTCATAATTGCAGGGGGTCTTGCGTCCCTCAGAATACTTTTTGGTGTTGGAAGGAAGATACTGGCACTTGCAGGAAACATAGTGCTTGGTATTTTTCTTCTTTTTGGTATCAATATACTGCCATTCGTAAACATCCCCATCAACCTTCTCACAGTCCTTGTGGCTGGTTTTGGTGGGGTGACAGGAGTCGGGATACTCCTCATTGGAAACATCCTTGGGCTGGTCTGA
- a CDS encoding succinylglutamate desuccinylase/aspartoacylase family protein: protein MFVREDSIKISTVHEGSGGDVTLNDALRPHLSSELSLELAGYSRQGTVMLTLGAGRPVVMIVAGVHGNEIPPQVAAVRLSEQLLSMDIRGTVHVIPFAAPWATMKNSRWFRGHDLNRSASIDGSVTNSIFRRACEMGVDALADFHSTAPGSKPGVEGVFCSEEPEHESLEIARYITSRTSSKLLCYERASSHYRGALEDECNLAGIPSVTCEVLSENGVVRDGSDRRSLLQMRLFLKYMGILS, encoded by the coding sequence ATGTTTGTGAGGGAGGACTCGATTAAAATTTCAACTGTACATGAGGGCTCGGGGGGTGATGTTACCCTCAATGATGCCCTACGGCCACATTTAAGCTCAGAACTTTCCCTTGAACTGGCAGGGTACTCACGTCAGGGTACAGTGATGCTCACCCTTGGAGCGGGGAGGCCAGTGGTGATGATAGTGGCGGGGGTCCATGGCAATGAGATACCCCCCCAGGTAGCGGCTGTAAGGCTTTCAGAACAGCTCTTATCCATGGATATCAGGGGTACCGTTCATGTGATACCATTTGCCGCCCCATGGGCAACGATGAAGAACAGCAGGTGGTTCAGGGGCCATGATCTGAACCGCTCAGCCAGCATTGATGGGTCTGTAACAAATTCCATATTCAGGAGGGCATGTGAGATGGGAGTGGATGCCCTTGCAGATTTCCACTCAACTGCACCTGGGAGTAAACCCGGTGTTGAGGGTGTTTTCTGTTCAGAGGAACCTGAACACGAGAGCCTGGAGATAGCCCGTTACATAACTTCAAGGACTTCATCAAAACTTCTATGCTATGAGAGGGCGTCTTCCCATTACAGGGGGGCCCTTGAGGATGAATGCAATCTTGCAGGCATCCCATCTGTAACCTGTGAGGTTTTATCTGAGAATGGAGTTGTCAGGGATGGCAGTGACAGGAGGTCGCTCCTGCAGATGAGGCTTTTCCTGAAGTACATGGGTATTCTATCATGA
- a CDS encoding argininosuccinate synthase, translated as MDKVVLAFSGGLDTSVCIKLLEEKYGMEVITACVDVGQPREEVERPARVAEELGNYKHHTVDAREEFAENYIFPAIKANAVYEGYPLSTALARPLIAEKIVEVAESEGASAIAHGCTGKGNDQFRFEAVIRSRTDLEVIAPIRDLNLTRTEEMEYARSCGIPLPSNKLYSIDENLWGRAIEGDILEDPMVEPPEDAFQWTRPIDKTPEEPEVVEIEFRKGVPVALNGDEMKPLELIGLANEIAGKHGIGRVDIMEDRIIGMKSREVYETPAAFLLLEAHRALEQLTLTRSEIRFADIISGTYAELVYSGLWHDPLREDLDMAINHMQRRVTGMVRVKLHRGSMRVIGRKSPYSLYSEEIVSFEDKTLDQREMAGMVKNYALQAGIYNRVCRKEN; from the coding sequence ATGGATAAGGTGGTTCTTGCTTTCAGTGGAGGTCTTGACACATCTGTATGTATCAAGCTCCTTGAGGAAAAATACGGTATGGAAGTCATAACGGCCTGCGTGGATGTTGGTCAGCCGCGGGAGGAGGTTGAAAGACCGGCGAGGGTTGCAGAGGAACTCGGGAACTATAAACACCACACAGTGGATGCAAGGGAAGAGTTTGCAGAGAACTACATATTCCCCGCCATAAAGGCAAATGCAGTATACGAGGGCTACCCCCTCAGCACGGCCCTTGCAAGACCCCTCATAGCAGAAAAGATAGTTGAGGTGGCCGAATCCGAGGGCGCGTCTGCAATAGCCCATGGGTGCACAGGTAAGGGGAACGACCAGTTCCGTTTTGAGGCTGTTATAAGGTCAAGGACGGACCTTGAGGTCATCGCACCCATAAGGGACCTGAACCTCACAAGGACAGAGGAGATGGAATACGCCAGATCCTGCGGCATACCACTCCCATCCAATAAGCTCTACAGTATAGACGAAAACCTCTGGGGGCGCGCAATAGAGGGCGACATCCTGGAGGACCCCATGGTGGAGCCACCTGAGGACGCATTCCAGTGGACAAGGCCCATCGATAAAACCCCTGAAGAACCAGAGGTGGTCGAGATTGAATTCAGGAAGGGTGTCCCCGTTGCACTGAATGGTGATGAGATGAAACCCCTTGAACTCATAGGCCTTGCAAATGAAATCGCCGGTAAACACGGGATTGGAAGGGTTGACATCATGGAGGACCGTATCATAGGTATGAAGAGCCGGGAGGTCTATGAAACACCCGCAGCCTTCCTCCTCCTGGAGGCCCACCGGGCCCTTGAGCAGCTGACACTTACAAGGAGTGAGATCCGATTTGCAGATATAATCAGTGGCACCTACGCTGAACTCGTCTACAGTGGACTCTGGCATGACCCCCTCCGTGAGGACCTTGACATGGCAATAAACCACATGCAGAGGCGCGTAACCGGAATGGTAAGGGTCAAACTACACCGGGGCAGTATGCGAGTCATAGGCAGAAAGTCACCCTACAGCCTCTACAGTGAGGAGATAGTATCCTTTGAGGACAAGACCCTCGACCAGAGGGAGATGGCAGGAATGGTCAAGAACTACGCCCTCCAGGCCGGGATATACAACCGGGTGTGCAGGAAGGAGAACTGA
- a CDS encoding cation:proton antiporter subunit C translates to MISLQLASLLTAGSLMVIGAVAVIFIDNLIKKVIALSFIADGVNLFLVTLGYRPGGVVYIYLPGMSGTWFAQNASYPLPFALVLTSIVIGASTLAVMLGIIIILYHKHGTISASKVLEE, encoded by the coding sequence ATGATCTCTCTACAGCTGGCATCCCTACTGACCGCAGGAAGTCTCATGGTCATAGGCGCTGTGGCCGTGATATTCATAGACAACCTCATAAAGAAGGTTATAGCCCTTTCATTCATAGCCGACGGCGTTAACCTCTTCCTTGTGACACTGGGCTACAGGCCTGGAGGTGTGGTCTACATTTACCTCCCAGGAATGTCAGGGACATGGTTTGCACAGAACGCATCCTACCCGCTGCCATTTGCACTTGTACTCACAAGCATAGTTATAGGGGCCAGCACCCTTGCTGTGATGCTCGGCATAATAATAATCCTTTACCATAAACACGGCACCATAAGCGCGTCCAAGGTGCTGGAAGAGTGA
- a CDS encoding DUF2109 family protein, with product MILRSAILIISSILVILAAIGILRFRDDIERVLYARIHVLGIADVACILALLALGEPLLAATYFILAPFVSHAIANAHYHGEGD from the coding sequence ATGATTTTAAGGTCCGCTATCCTGATCATTTCATCCATACTCGTGATACTGGCAGCCATAGGTATACTCAGATTCAGGGACGATATAGAGAGGGTCCTGTATGCAAGGATCCACGTCCTCGGTATTGCCGATGTTGCATGCATACTGGCACTCCTCGCCCTTGGAGAACCACTCCTGGCCGCAACATACTTCATACTGGCACCATTCGTCTCACATGCAATAGCAAACGCCCACTACCATGGGGAGGGGGATTAG
- the fhcD gene encoding formylmethanofuran--tetrahydromethanopterin N-formyltransferase, whose amino-acid sequence MEINGVEIEDTFAEAFGIKVSRVLVTAATKKLAKIAATEATGYGTSVIGCPAEAGIDCYVPPEETPDGRPGYIIMICNPSKKNLDHELLERIGMGILTAPTTAVFDALDDEDEKLNVGFKLKFFGDGYEKELEIDGRKIHSIPIMSGDFLIESEFGIKDGVAGGNFFILGDSQASALLAAQAAVDAIAAVEGTITPFPGGVVASGSKVGSNKYKFLNASTNEKMCVTLKDEVEGSEIPENVNGVYEIVIDGVNEEAVREAMKEGIKAACTVPGIIKISAGNYGGNLGAYQIKLHELF is encoded by the coding sequence ATGGAGATAAATGGTGTTGAAATAGAGGATACATTTGCAGAGGCCTTCGGTATCAAGGTTTCAAGGGTCCTTGTAACCGCAGCAACCAAAAAACTTGCAAAAATAGCTGCAACCGAGGCAACAGGTTACGGCACATCTGTTATAGGGTGTCCTGCAGAGGCAGGTATAGACTGCTACGTCCCACCAGAGGAGACTCCTGATGGAAGGCCTGGATACATAATAATGATCTGCAACCCATCAAAGAAGAACCTGGACCATGAACTACTTGAAAGGATAGGGATGGGTATACTGACAGCACCAACAACCGCAGTATTCGATGCTCTCGATGACGAGGACGAGAAGCTCAATGTGGGATTCAAACTCAAGTTCTTCGGTGATGGCTACGAGAAGGAACTTGAAATTGATGGAAGGAAAATCCACTCAATCCCGATAATGTCAGGGGACTTCCTCATTGAAAGTGAATTTGGAATAAAGGACGGGGTTGCAGGTGGAAACTTCTTCATTCTGGGTGACAGTCAGGCATCAGCTCTCCTTGCAGCCCAGGCAGCAGTGGATGCGATAGCTGCAGTTGAAGGCACCATAACCCCATTCCCTGGTGGTGTGGTGGCTTCAGGTTCAAAGGTTGGATCAAACAAGTACAAGTTCCTCAACGCCTCAACCAATGAAAAGATGTGCGTGACCCTCAAGGATGAGGTTGAGGGCAGTGAGATACCTGAGAACGTCAACGGGGTATATGAGATAGTTATAGATGGTGTCAACGAAGAAGCTGTAAGGGAGGCAATGAAGGAGGGTATAAAAGCTGCATGTACCGTTCCAGGCATAATTAAGATAAGTGCAGGGAACTACGGTGGCAACCTTGGAGCATACCAGATAAAACTCCACGAACTCTTCTAA
- a CDS encoding monovalent cation/H+ antiporter complex subunit F has product MDLLMISEYILMASLAVFSIAAVRIATRKSIGMGLVGISALSLAIATILILINRIYGVGFCRDIAYALVLLGPVGTIAFARVLRG; this is encoded by the coding sequence ATGGATCTGCTGATGATATCAGAATATATTCTCATGGCTTCACTGGCAGTATTCTCCATTGCAGCGGTGAGGATAGCAACAAGAAAGAGCATAGGGATGGGCCTTGTTGGTATATCCGCGCTCAGCCTGGCCATCGCAACGATACTCATACTCATAAACAGGATCTATGGGGTTGGCTTCTGCCGTGATATAGCCTACGCCCTTGTTCTTCTGGGGCCAGTTGGCACCATAGCATTTGCGAGGGTTCTGAGGGGTTGA